From the Streptomyces syringium genome, one window contains:
- a CDS encoding type I polyketide synthase, with product MKCSVAVVGMACRYPDADDPAALWQTVLAGRRAFRRIPPERLPLADYGPGGADGIDAERAAVLEGWSFDRAAFRVPGPAYRAADLTHWLTLDVAAAALRDAGFAGGEGLDRDRVGVVIGNSLTGEFSRTGQLRLRWPYVRRTVERVLSEHGTAAGDRVEILHALESRYKQPFPVPGDESLVGGLANTISGRVCNHFGFHGAGYTVDAACASSLVSVITACTALAQGDLDLALAGGVDLSLDPFELVGFSRLGALAHGPMRVYDRRPTGFLPGEGCGVLVLAREADAVRLGLRTYARIEGWGMSSDGRGGLTRPEHTGQALALRRAYERAGFGPQTAGLVEGHGTGTTVGDRVELAVLDEALRAAGARPARPTALGSVKANIGHTKAAAGVAGLIKAVLAVHHGVVPPTTGCDDPHELLAGPDPVLRVPTAPEPWPDGLRYRRASVNSAGFGGINAHVVVEGRAASRTAAWGYAPAPGPEVFPLSGDDPGELARRLHRLAGLAETLSEAELTDTAAELARRADPARPLRVAVVATSPVGLARRLRAAAAPLGDLARDGGVHWDARGGVFAGAGPAARLGLLLPGQGAPERTATGALGRLVAVGDLVAEVPDLPPGRAASDTAVVQPAVVAASLAGLRYLRRLGVRADAVAGHSLGELTALSWAGALGPAAAVALARARGALMARHGDSGGGMLAVGTDATTAKALLEHTGAVIAAVNGPRHVTVAGPRPDLARVRERAVHDGVSTVPLAVSHAFHTSAMRPALPALTRCFAAADFAPPSGTVISTVTGAALAPDTDLAALLTRQILSPVRYAEAVRALTARVDVLLEVGPGTMLTALTQPTTALPVMALDTTATTSVAAATAALFAACAADVTPWTADRFSRPIDLDRPREFLTNPCETDRIPSHGADAGIPDGPAAATTPAETAAGAPAPPSRDPYPESAPHGSHARSGPGEDATGSTLEAVRRIVAKAVELAEEDIGDDDLLLADLHVNSLRLAQIVAESARATGRAVPGDARAQVTASVAGLAAYVDGLPVAEGADEGADVAGAGPWVRAFTHRLEPSPPPEGGARVPYTWTCHTDGHPSAGAVRAAFPGGGPGPQATLVALPPGLGDAAGAAGTWVAAVRAVAESPGPVVLLHHRGPGAVVARSVLAERPGLDCLVVDVPAHAEGVRRAAAEAARGISGYAEVVFDDRGHRHVPVTAYLPLPPPDAAAIPLGAEDVCLVTGGAKGIGAETALALGRATGARLALLGRARPDADPVVAATLRRFADEGLTALYLAADVTDPAAVRRRVAEAEARLGPVTAVLHCAGRNEPGRLEALTPERLRAAVEPKCAGLDAVLGAVDTGRLRLLVAYGSVIARIGLPGESDYALANDLLRHRVEELSVALPHCRCLTVEWSQWEGAGMAHRLGAVETLRRQGVAPIPVADGTRVLLSLLAAPGLPPTVMVAGRLPRAATLHHADESLPLLRFLETPVVHQPGVEVVADAEVGLGTDPYLADHALDGVPLLPAVVGLEAMAQAAAAVVGRPAPSAVTSAVFERPVTVPSDGSRTVRVAALRHDDGTVETVLRSSETGFTVDHFRASYRFGPEPSARERPGARAQARRSPYYGDLFFHGPRFRGLIGYRRLTGRRCEALVAAGPDGEWFSGFHSSRLLLGDPGVRDTYVHLLQGCVPHRRVLPVGVEAVRFHGTAAGAGTVVVHAHETGHDADGYCYDLRVEDLDGSVLETWHGLRLKDVGPLPRDDSAPWPEELLGPYLTRSLDRLLPSSRVDVVTVRTTAGAVEEGEKTGFGSVAHLRDRALRTVADRPVAVDWADVTDPLPGHWRVLLGPRAAATAEEVSRATGEPLEYGCSRLLACRQTLLKLGARPDVPLRVERRTDDGWVLLRHGQWRVATVVVRVAGLPVPVAVAVCAGPPVPAPSPHDPARTPAIEGSGTR from the coding sequence GTGAAGTGCAGCGTCGCCGTGGTGGGCATGGCCTGCCGCTACCCGGACGCCGACGACCCGGCCGCGCTCTGGCAGACCGTGCTGGCCGGCCGCCGCGCCTTCCGCCGCATCCCGCCCGAGCGGCTCCCCCTCGCCGACTACGGGCCCGGCGGGGCGGACGGCATCGACGCCGAGCGGGCCGCGGTCCTCGAGGGCTGGTCCTTCGACCGGGCGGCCTTCCGCGTGCCGGGCCCCGCCTACCGTGCCGCCGACCTCACCCACTGGCTCACCCTCGATGTCGCCGCGGCGGCGCTGCGCGACGCGGGGTTCGCCGGGGGCGAGGGGCTCGACCGCGACCGGGTGGGTGTCGTCATCGGCAACTCCCTCACCGGAGAGTTCTCCCGCACCGGGCAGCTGCGGCTGCGCTGGCCCTACGTCCGCCGCACCGTGGAACGGGTGCTGTCCGAGCACGGCACCGCGGCCGGCGACCGCGTGGAGATCCTCCACGCACTGGAGTCCCGCTACAAGCAGCCCTTCCCCGTGCCCGGCGACGAGTCCCTCGTCGGCGGCCTCGCCAACACCATCAGCGGCCGGGTCTGCAACCACTTCGGCTTCCACGGCGCGGGCTACACCGTCGATGCCGCCTGCGCCTCCTCCCTCGTCTCCGTCATCACCGCCTGCACGGCACTCGCCCAGGGCGACCTCGACCTCGCGCTCGCCGGCGGCGTGGACCTCAGCCTCGATCCCTTCGAACTCGTCGGCTTCTCCCGGCTCGGCGCGCTCGCCCACGGCCCCATGCGGGTCTACGACCGCCGGCCGACCGGCTTCCTGCCCGGCGAGGGCTGTGGCGTCCTGGTCCTCGCCCGCGAGGCGGACGCCGTGCGCCTGGGCCTGCGGACCTACGCCCGCATCGAGGGCTGGGGCATGTCCTCCGACGGCCGGGGCGGGCTGACCCGGCCCGAGCACACCGGCCAGGCCCTCGCCCTGCGCCGGGCCTACGAGCGGGCCGGCTTCGGCCCCCAGACCGCCGGCCTCGTCGAGGGGCACGGCACCGGCACCACCGTCGGCGACCGCGTCGAACTCGCCGTGCTCGACGAGGCGTTGCGGGCCGCCGGCGCGCGGCCCGCCCGGCCCACCGCGCTCGGCAGCGTCAAGGCCAACATCGGGCACACCAAGGCCGCCGCCGGCGTCGCCGGGCTCATCAAGGCCGTCCTCGCCGTCCACCACGGCGTCGTACCCCCCACCACGGGCTGCGACGACCCGCACGAACTGCTCGCCGGCCCCGACCCGGTGCTGCGCGTACCGACCGCCCCCGAGCCCTGGCCGGACGGGCTGCGGTACCGACGGGCCTCGGTCAACTCCGCGGGGTTCGGCGGCATCAACGCGCACGTGGTCGTCGAGGGCCGCGCGGCGTCCCGGACGGCCGCCTGGGGGTACGCCCCCGCGCCGGGCCCGGAGGTCTTCCCGCTCAGCGGCGACGACCCCGGCGAACTCGCCCGCCGCCTCCACCGGCTCGCCGGCCTCGCCGAGACCCTCTCCGAAGCCGAACTGACCGACACCGCGGCCGAACTGGCCCGCCGCGCCGACCCCGCGCGGCCCCTGCGCGTCGCCGTCGTCGCCACCTCGCCCGTCGGCCTCGCCAGGCGCCTGCGGGCCGCGGCCGCCCCCCTCGGGGACCTCGCACGGGACGGCGGCGTCCACTGGGACGCGCGCGGCGGCGTCTTCGCGGGCGCCGGCCCGGCCGCCCGGCTCGGGCTGCTCCTCCCCGGCCAGGGCGCCCCCGAGCGGACCGCCACCGGAGCGCTGGGACGCCTGGTGGCCGTCGGGGACCTCGTCGCGGAGGTTCCCGACCTGCCGCCCGGACGAGCCGCCTCCGACACGGCCGTGGTGCAGCCCGCCGTCGTCGCGGCCTCGCTGGCCGGTCTGCGCTACCTCCGGCGGCTCGGCGTTCGGGCCGACGCCGTGGCCGGCCACAGCCTCGGCGAACTCACCGCCCTGAGCTGGGCGGGCGCCCTCGGACCCGCTGCCGCGGTGGCGCTCGCACGCGCCCGCGGCGCGCTGATGGCCCGCCACGGCGACAGCGGCGGCGGCATGCTCGCCGTCGGCACGGACGCCACGACGGCGAAGGCGCTGCTGGAGCACACCGGTGCCGTGATCGCCGCGGTCAACGGGCCCCGGCACGTCACGGTGGCGGGGCCCCGTCCCGACCTGGCCCGCGTCCGCGAACGCGCCGTCCACGACGGCGTGTCCACCGTCCCCCTCGCCGTCTCCCACGCGTTCCACACGTCCGCGATGCGCCCCGCCCTGCCCGCACTGACCCGCTGCTTCGCCGCAGCGGACTTCGCCCCGCCGTCCGGCACCGTGATCTCCACGGTCACCGGCGCGGCCCTCGCCCCCGACACGGACCTGGCCGCACTCCTGACCCGCCAGATCCTCTCCCCGGTCCGCTACGCCGAAGCGGTCCGCGCACTCACCGCCCGCGTGGACGTGCTCCTGGAGGTGGGCCCCGGCACGATGCTCACCGCCCTCACCCAGCCCACCACCGCCCTCCCGGTCATGGCCCTCGACACGACGGCCACGACATCCGTGGCCGCTGCCACGGCAGCGCTCTTCGCCGCCTGCGCGGCCGATGTGACGCCATGGACGGCGGATCGTTTCTCCCGGCCGATCGACCTGGACCGCCCACGGGAGTTCCTGACGAACCCCTGCGAGACGGACCGGATCCCGTCCCACGGCGCGGACGCCGGTATCCCCGACGGCCCGGCCGCGGCGACGACACCGGCGGAGACGGCCGCCGGGGCTCCGGCACCACCGAGCCGGGACCCGTACCCGGAATCCGCCCCGCACGGCAGCCATGCCCGGTCCGGGCCCGGCGAAGACGCGACGGGCAGCACCCTCGAAGCCGTGCGGCGCATCGTCGCCAAGGCGGTGGAGTTGGCGGAGGAGGACATCGGGGACGACGACCTGCTGCTCGCCGACCTGCACGTGAACTCCCTGCGGCTCGCCCAGATCGTCGCCGAGTCGGCGCGCGCGACGGGGCGCGCCGTGCCCGGGGACGCCCGGGCGCAGGTGACGGCCAGTGTCGCGGGACTGGCCGCCTACGTCGACGGGTTGCCCGTGGCGGAGGGCGCGGACGAGGGTGCCGATGTCGCCGGGGCCGGCCCGTGGGTGAGAGCCTTCACGCACCGGCTGGAGCCGAGCCCGCCGCCGGAGGGCGGCGCCCGCGTTCCGTACACCTGGACGTGCCACACCGACGGGCACCCGTCGGCCGGGGCCGTACGGGCGGCGTTCCCCGGCGGCGGACCGGGGCCGCAGGCCACTCTCGTCGCGCTGCCGCCCGGGCTCGGGGACGCGGCGGGGGCCGCCGGGACGTGGGTGGCGGCCGTTCGGGCGGTGGCCGAGAGCCCGGGACCGGTCGTGCTGTTGCACCACCGCGGGCCGGGGGCGGTCGTCGCGCGGTCGGTCCTGGCCGAACGCCCCGGCCTCGACTGCCTCGTCGTGGACGTGCCGGCGCACGCCGAGGGAGTGCGCCGGGCGGCGGCCGAGGCCGCCCGGGGCATCAGCGGCTATGCCGAAGTCGTCTTCGACGACCGGGGGCACCGGCACGTGCCCGTGACCGCGTACCTCCCGCTGCCCCCGCCCGACGCGGCGGCGATACCGCTGGGCGCCGAAGACGTCTGCCTGGTGACGGGCGGCGCCAAGGGCATCGGCGCGGAGACGGCGCTCGCCCTGGGCAGGGCCACGGGGGCACGGCTCGCGCTCCTGGGCCGCGCCCGGCCCGACGCCGACCCCGTCGTCGCCGCCACGCTGCGCCGCTTCGCCGACGAAGGCCTCACCGCGCTGTACCTCGCCGCCGACGTCACCGACCCCGCCGCCGTGCGCCGCCGTGTCGCTGAGGCCGAGGCCCGCCTAGGGCCCGTCACGGCGGTGCTCCACTGCGCGGGCCGCAACGAACCGGGCCGGCTGGAGGCACTCACCCCCGAGCGGCTGCGCGCCGCCGTCGAGCCCAAGTGCGCCGGCCTCGACGCCGTACTCGGCGCCGTCGACACCGGCCGCCTGCGCCTGCTGGTCGCCTACGGGTCGGTGATCGCCCGCATCGGACTGCCGGGGGAGTCGGACTACGCCCTCGCCAACGACCTGCTGCGGCACCGGGTGGAGGAGCTGAGCGTCGCCCTGCCGCACTGCCGGTGCCTGACGGTGGAGTGGTCCCAGTGGGAGGGCGCGGGCATGGCCCACCGGCTCGGCGCCGTGGAGACGCTGCGCCGGCAGGGCGTCGCGCCGATTCCCGTGGCGGACGGCACACGGGTGCTGTTGTCGCTGCTCGCGGCGCCCGGCCTGCCGCCGACCGTGATGGTCGCCGGGCGGCTGCCCCGTGCGGCGACCCTGCACCACGCCGACGAGTCGCTGCCGTTGCTGCGGTTCCTGGAGACCCCCGTGGTGCACCAGCCCGGCGTGGAGGTCGTGGCCGACGCCGAGGTGGGCCTGGGCACCGACCCGTACCTCGCCGACCACGCCCTGGACGGCGTCCCGCTGCTCCCCGCCGTGGTGGGCCTGGAGGCCATGGCCCAGGCGGCGGCGGCCGTCGTGGGGCGGCCGGCCCCCTCGGCGGTCACGTCGGCCGTCTTCGAGCGGCCGGTGACCGTGCCGTCCGACGGCTCGCGCACCGTGCGTGTCGCCGCGCTGCGGCACGACGACGGCACGGTGGAGACCGTCCTGCGCAGTTCCGAGACGGGCTTCACGGTCGACCACTTCCGCGCGTCGTACCGGTTCGGGCCCGAGCCGTCGGCGCGCGAGCGGCCGGGCGCCCGCGCCCAGGCGCGCCGCTCCCCGTACTACGGCGACCTGTTCTTCCACGGCCCCCGCTTCCGCGGCCTCATCGGCTACCGCCGGCTCACCGGCCGCCGGTGCGAGGCGCTGGTGGCGGCGGGCCCGGACGGTGAGTGGTTCAGCGGGTTCCACAGTTCCCGCCTGCTGCTCGGCGACCCGGGGGTGCGGGACACCTACGTCCACCTCCTGCAGGGCTGCGTGCCGCACCGGCGCGTGCTGCCCGTGGGCGTCGAGGCGGTGCGGTTCCACGGGACGGCCGCCGGGGCGGGCACCGTGGTCGTGCACGCGCACGAGACCGGCCACGACGCCGACGGCTACTGCTACGACCTGCGCGTCGAGGACCTGGACGGCTCGGTGCTCGAGACCTGGCACGGCCTGCGGCTGAAGGACGTCGGCCCGTTGCCGAGGGACGACAGCGCCCCTTGGCCCGAGGAGCTCCTCGGGCCCTACCTCACCCGCAGCCTGGACCGCCTCCTCCCGTCGTCGCGCGTGGACGTCGTGACGGTCAGGACCACCGCGGGGGCCGTGGAGGAGGGCGAGAAGACCGGTTTCGGATCCGTCGCCCACCTGCGGGACCGCGCGCTCCGCACGGTCGCGGACCGGCCCGTGGCCGTCGACTGGGCGGACGTCACGGACCCGCTGCCGGGCCACTGGCGCGTGTTGCTGGGGCCCCGCGCGGCCGCCACCGCCGAGGAGGTGAGCCGGGCGACGGGCGAACCCCTGGAGTACGGCTGCTCCCGCCTCCTGGCCTGCCGTCAGACGCTGCTCAAGCTCGGTGCCCGCCCCGACGTGCCGCTTCGCGTGGAGCGCCGCACCGACGACGGGTGGGTGCTGCTGCGGCACGGACAGTGGCGCGTCGCCACCGTCGTCGTCCGCGTCGCCGGGTTGCCGGTGCCCGTAGCGGTGGCCGTGTGCGCGGGACCGCCCGTACCGGCACCGTCGCCCCATGACCCGGCCCGGACGCCCGCGATCGAAGGGAGCGGCACCCGATGA
- a CDS encoding enediyne biosynthesis protein UnbU — MTTTAPASSAPTAAAPAGLTPEQRRSKALRRFALSITVLNILGLTWLGFEQAYVTPFVAVAAAYATELLLESADAAAHRRRPRYLGSFGQVLDFMLPAHITGLACSMLLFASDRLLPVAFAAAVGIGSKYVVRARVRGRLQHVLNPSNTGIVVTLLLYDWVGIAPPYEFTEYAPGILRWVIPLAVLVAGTLLNAKLTRKMPLLLGWAGGFVLQAVVRSLFTDAWIVGALTPMTGVAFILYTNYMISDPGTTPFAPRRQFAFGLGIAVAYGVLMVLHISFGLFFALGIVCAVRWLALVTLPVTRPLMDRFGRARAAGEAL; from the coding sequence GTGACGACCACCGCCCCCGCTTCCTCCGCCCCGACGGCCGCCGCCCCCGCCGGTCTCACCCCGGAACAGCGGCGCAGCAAGGCCCTGCGCCGCTTCGCGCTGTCCATCACCGTCCTGAACATCCTCGGTCTGACCTGGCTGGGTTTCGAGCAGGCGTATGTGACCCCGTTCGTGGCCGTCGCCGCCGCCTACGCCACCGAACTGCTGCTGGAGAGCGCCGACGCCGCGGCCCACCGGCGCCGCCCGCGCTACCTGGGCTCCTTCGGGCAGGTCCTCGACTTCATGCTGCCCGCGCACATCACCGGGCTCGCCTGCTCGATGCTGCTCTTCGCCAGTGACCGGCTGCTGCCCGTCGCCTTCGCGGCGGCCGTCGGTATCGGCTCCAAGTACGTCGTGCGCGCCCGGGTGCGCGGCCGGCTCCAGCACGTCCTCAACCCGTCCAACACCGGCATCGTGGTGACCCTGCTGCTGTACGACTGGGTGGGCATCGCCCCGCCGTACGAGTTCACCGAGTACGCGCCCGGCATCCTGCGCTGGGTCATCCCGCTCGCCGTGCTGGTCGCGGGGACGCTGCTCAACGCCAAGCTGACGAGGAAGATGCCGCTGCTGCTGGGCTGGGCGGGCGGGTTCGTGCTGCAGGCCGTGGTGCGGTCCCTGTTCACCGATGCCTGGATCGTCGGCGCGCTGACACCCATGACCGGCGTGGCCTTCATCCTCTACACCAACTACATGATCAGCGACCCCGGTACGACGCCGTTCGCACCGCGCCGGCAGTTCGCCTTCGGCCTCGGCATCGCCGTCGCCTACGGAGTCCTGATGGTCCTGCACATCAGCTTCGGCCTCTTCTTCGCCCTGGGCATCGTGTGCGCGGTGCGCTGGCTGGCGCTCGTCACGCTGCCGGTGACCAGGCCGCTGATGGATCGTTTCGGCCGGGCTCGTGCCGCCGGGGAGGCCCTGTGA